The following are encoded together in the Leptospira stimsonii genome:
- a CDS encoding peptidase M30: protein MGRKSRNNLGFFSGLLFSLFFLNACSLEGVFPTLFPNEKQKLGAQYVQALILTAVSCSGPGKFWVRDITKNASYCLQASLVGEGDTVSVYAESGQEQNLDYKSIVREFDQRIFPKLGAAFGPPSDMDQSGKVHILFLDIRDGSKPGGSFVAGFFDPYDFLSDDPRSSVRSNGKEILYIDSVQLKELADKDLASGKSDTLLSTIAHEFQHLIRFQYELPEYLSQKARDETWLNEGTSEVASDIAGYSPQMNRIQCYRGNVAGVCARGVNGSTIFGSANFSSVVDYSFAYAFMKYLYTISGSNLEERNSFFKKTVSGSSVRAKDAQSLAEIFLTSAGVTSLSASQKNDLGISGETSFIRLFAAFLWLSTGESTLAEAQLGVDSAGAAGFKTGMESVLSAFPFPPANQDGGELRKLYDTQPLPFILPLSNLKPGQFHFIDQNRSNTGTQPAVVLLKKTVPSLRILQVNADPYRLGQVSQSVTRTEDEGEPVLLPETDGPEIICPIEYFHSSDRSRTN from the coding sequence ATGGGGCGGAAATCTCGAAACAATCTTGGATTTTTTTCGGGTCTTCTTTTCAGTCTTTTTTTTCTAAACGCCTGTTCCTTGGAAGGGGTCTTTCCGACCCTGTTTCCGAATGAAAAACAAAAGTTAGGCGCTCAATACGTCCAGGCACTGATTCTTACAGCCGTTAGTTGTAGCGGTCCCGGAAAGTTCTGGGTTCGAGACATTACAAAAAATGCATCTTATTGTCTTCAAGCAAGTCTTGTCGGAGAAGGAGATACGGTTTCCGTTTACGCGGAATCTGGACAAGAACAGAATCTGGACTACAAAAGTATCGTTCGAGAATTCGATCAGAGAATTTTTCCGAAACTCGGCGCGGCATTCGGACCACCGTCGGACATGGATCAGAGTGGAAAGGTTCATATTCTTTTTTTGGATATTCGCGATGGAAGTAAACCGGGTGGTTCTTTCGTGGCCGGTTTTTTCGATCCTTATGATTTTCTTTCGGACGATCCTCGATCGAGCGTACGTTCCAACGGGAAGGAAATTCTTTATATCGATTCGGTTCAGTTGAAAGAATTGGCCGACAAAGATCTGGCCTCGGGAAAGTCAGACACCCTTCTTTCTACGATCGCTCACGAATTCCAACATCTCATTCGATTTCAATATGAACTTCCGGAATACCTTTCCCAAAAGGCTCGAGATGAAACCTGGTTGAACGAAGGCACAAGCGAGGTTGCGAGCGATATCGCCGGTTATTCTCCACAAATGAATCGGATCCAGTGTTATCGAGGAAACGTCGCCGGGGTTTGCGCGAGAGGAGTGAACGGTTCCACCATTTTCGGATCCGCGAATTTTTCCTCGGTTGTAGATTATTCTTTTGCCTATGCCTTTATGAAATATCTTTATACGATTTCCGGATCGAATCTTGAAGAAAGAAATTCTTTTTTTAAGAAGACGGTTTCCGGATCTTCGGTTCGAGCCAAGGACGCGCAAAGTTTGGCCGAAATATTTCTTACTTCAGCCGGGGTGACTTCACTTTCTGCGTCCCAAAAAAACGATCTCGGAATTTCAGGGGAAACTTCTTTCATCCGTCTCTTCGCCGCCTTTCTCTGGTTGTCTACGGGAGAATCGACGCTTGCGGAAGCGCAGTTGGGAGTGGATTCCGCGGGAGCCGCCGGTTTTAAAACTGGAATGGAATCCGTTCTTTCGGCCTTTCCTTTCCCGCCAGCAAATCAGGATGGAGGAGAACTGAGAAAGTTGTATGACACACAACCGCTTCCTTTTATTCTTCCCCTTTCCAATCTCAAACCGGGGCAGTTTCATTTTATCGATCAGAATCGGAGCAATACGGGAACACAACCTGCGGTTGTTCTTCTGAAAAAGACCGTTCCAAGTTTAAGAATTCTTCAAGTAAACGCGGATCCGTATCGTCTCGGTCAGGTCTCTCAATCCGTAACGAGAACGGAGGACGAAGGAGAACCGGTCCTTCTTCCGGAAACGGACGGCCCGGAGATCATTTGTCCTATCGAATACTTTCATTCTTCGGATCGAAGTCGAACAAACTAA
- a CDS encoding YbaB/EbfC family nucleoid-associated protein encodes MFGNKLESLKQMNQMRVRMKKVEKDLMALSFEAKSKNDLVTCISDGKLNIKDILIEDELLAKNDKKLLQKSIKQAVTRSLELAQKAAEERMGEFRGMIPGME; translated from the coding sequence ATGTTTGGAAACAAGTTAGAATCGCTCAAGCAGATGAATCAGATGCGCGTGAGAATGAAAAAAGTCGAAAAGGATCTTATGGCTCTCTCCTTCGAAGCGAAATCCAAAAACGATCTCGTTACTTGTATCTCCGACGGAAAACTCAACATCAAAGATATTCTCATCGAAGACGAACTCCTCGCCAAAAACGATAAAAAACTCCTTCAAAAAAGTATCAAACAAGCGGTGACTCGTTCCCTCGAACTCGCACAAAAAGCCGCGGAAGAAAGAATGGGAGAATTCCGAGGTATGATTCCAGGAATGGAATGA
- a CDS encoding AAA family ATPase, which produces MIKRITAAQAEIKLHAGKQRPKNGLPDFLAFHREELSSLPKALENPGILSNILITGPALEANLTLLQEYISGLKKGIKVVCDPHPGFLTLAGFPGNSEYRAGKMVEADGGYLLLPMRALTEDPNLYFLVKGVLQTGSIDFLTLPEMTGSKEMNRFHPSINTRFRLILVGEEGEVDFITGVDPDFYESFSFKIHLPYEAVMKSKKNLQLFGGLIHSWEKPGYPSFDSSAVDALLEIGLRWNDSRARLSLSFAELRTFVGELLVLYKKEKKTITRAQVESAIPTIEKRIAVHKRRYQESVREGLTSIQLKGKKTGRINGLSVILLHSSLSDFGQVNQVSARVALGSGNFINIEREVNLSGDLHDKGVFILQSYIKGMFSHIQSFGLDASILFEQNYSPIDGDSASCAELLAILSALSGLEIPCNIAVTGALSQYGEILPVGSVNTKIAAWYDMIQLVGNAKDKYRVYIPTSNIRDLNLPAHIRKAIDKGKFQIYTCSHVEELIPEVFGIPAGKFGKNGKYPQGSLFHMIEERIDRKKEEEHE; this is translated from the coding sequence GTGATAAAAAGAATAACCGCCGCTCAGGCAGAAATCAAACTTCACGCGGGAAAACAAAGACCCAAAAACGGTCTTCCCGATTTTTTGGCGTTTCACAGAGAAGAACTGAGTTCCTTACCGAAGGCTCTGGAAAATCCAGGGATTCTTTCCAACATTCTCATAACGGGTCCGGCCTTAGAAGCGAACCTCACCTTACTTCAAGAATATATCTCCGGTCTTAAAAAAGGAATCAAAGTAGTCTGCGATCCCCATCCGGGATTCCTAACTCTCGCTGGTTTTCCCGGAAACTCGGAATACCGCGCGGGTAAAATGGTGGAAGCCGACGGTGGTTATCTTCTTCTTCCGATGAGAGCCCTTACGGAAGATCCGAACTTATACTTTCTCGTAAAAGGAGTTTTGCAAACCGGAAGTATCGACTTCTTGACTCTTCCGGAAATGACGGGCTCCAAAGAGATGAATCGGTTTCATCCTTCGATCAACACGCGCTTTCGTCTGATTCTTGTAGGAGAAGAAGGAGAAGTGGACTTTATCACCGGAGTCGATCCCGACTTCTACGAAAGTTTTTCTTTTAAGATTCATCTCCCGTACGAAGCTGTTATGAAGAGCAAGAAGAATCTTCAGCTTTTCGGAGGACTCATTCATTCCTGGGAAAAACCGGGTTATCCTAGTTTCGATTCCTCCGCGGTCGACGCGTTACTCGAAATCGGACTTCGCTGGAACGATAGCCGAGCCAGACTCTCTCTTTCTTTCGCCGAGCTCCGCACGTTCGTGGGCGAACTTCTCGTTCTTTACAAAAAAGAAAAGAAGACGATCACGCGCGCCCAAGTCGAATCGGCGATCCCAACGATCGAAAAAAGAATTGCGGTTCACAAAAGAAGATATCAGGAAAGTGTTCGAGAAGGTCTGACTTCGATCCAACTCAAAGGAAAAAAGACGGGTAGAATCAACGGCTTATCCGTCATTCTTCTGCATTCTTCTTTATCCGATTTCGGTCAGGTCAACCAAGTTTCCGCGCGAGTCGCATTGGGTTCGGGGAATTTTATCAATATCGAAAGAGAAGTCAATCTTTCCGGCGACTTACACGATAAGGGCGTATTCATATTACAATCTTATATTAAAGGAATGTTCTCTCATATCCAATCCTTTGGTCTCGACGCTTCCATTTTGTTTGAACAAAACTATTCTCCGATCGACGGAGACTCCGCGAGTTGTGCGGAATTGCTCGCGATCCTTTCGGCGCTTTCCGGTTTGGAAATTCCGTGTAACATAGCGGTGACGGGAGCCCTTTCTCAGTATGGAGAAATTCTTCCCGTGGGTTCGGTTAACACAAAGATCGCGGCTTGGTACGACATGATTCAACTCGTCGGAAATGCGAAAGATAAATACAGAGTTTATATTCCGACTTCCAACATTCGGGACTTGAATCTTCCGGCTCACATCCGTAAGGCGATCGATAAGGGCAAATTCCAGATCTATACTTGTTCTCACGTTGAGGAATTGATTCCGGAAGTTTTTGGAATTCCCGCTGGAAAATTCGGTAAAAACGGAAAATATCCGCAGGGAAGTCTGTTCCATATGATAGAGGAAAGAATCGATCGGAAAAAAGAAGAAGAACACGAATAG
- the queA gene encoding tRNA preQ1(34) S-adenosylmethionine ribosyltransferase-isomerase QueA has product MLFTDLKDFEFELPEDRIARYPAKNRDESRLMVVEVGSEKIQVEDAFKNIVSYLKEGDVLIGNHTKVSKRRVYLKNPLRIHEAMFLETKDGLWRCKIRNSKKLKTGDRLQDAKTGLRFFRVEGKEEEFVFLKPDQELQEEDFQSIGEIPIPPYLKREANSEDEIRYQTLFAKTPGSVAAPTAGLHFSESLFQTLKEKKIQICTLELTVGYGTFQPLTEENFQNKKLHREEFFLEESSASILNLAKKEGRRIVSIGTTTLRALESTYDPITKTFRSGAGATELFLQPNDKLQSCEGLITNFHLPGSSLLLLVSAFAGKELILRAYQRAIQEEFRFYSYGDAMLILR; this is encoded by the coding sequence ATGTTGTTTACCGATCTCAAAGATTTCGAATTTGAACTCCCCGAGGATAGAATCGCACGTTATCCGGCAAAGAATCGGGACGAGAGTCGACTCATGGTTGTCGAAGTTGGGTCCGAAAAAATCCAAGTCGAAGACGCATTCAAAAACATCGTCTCTTATCTGAAAGAAGGCGACGTGCTGATCGGCAATCATACCAAAGTAAGCAAACGCCGCGTTTATCTCAAAAATCCGCTTCGAATCCACGAGGCGATGTTCCTGGAAACCAAGGACGGACTTTGGAGATGTAAGATTCGAAATTCTAAAAAACTAAAAACGGGGGATCGGCTTCAAGACGCAAAGACCGGACTTCGCTTTTTTCGAGTCGAAGGAAAAGAAGAAGAATTTGTTTTTTTAAAACCGGACCAAGAATTACAAGAAGAAGACTTTCAATCCATCGGCGAGATTCCGATTCCTCCGTATTTGAAAAGAGAAGCGAACTCGGAAGATGAAATTCGTTATCAAACTCTTTTTGCAAAAACTCCCGGATCGGTTGCGGCTCCTACAGCGGGTCTTCATTTTTCGGAATCCTTGTTTCAAACTCTAAAAGAAAAAAAAATTCAGATCTGCACCTTAGAACTCACCGTAGGTTACGGAACCTTTCAACCTCTCACGGAAGAAAATTTTCAAAATAAAAAATTACATCGAGAAGAATTCTTTCTGGAAGAATCGAGCGCCTCAATTCTCAATCTCGCAAAAAAAGAAGGAAGAAGAATCGTCTCCATCGGAACCACGACGCTTCGAGCCTTGGAATCCACATACGATCCCATTACAAAAACGTTTCGCTCAGGAGCCGGCGCAACCGAACTTTTTTTACAACCGAACGACAAACTGCAAAGTTGCGAAGGTCTGATCACAAATTTTCATCTACCCGGCTCGAGTCTTCTTTTGCTCGTCTCCGCATTTGCGGGAAAAGAATTGATCTTACGCGCGTATCAAAGAGCGATTCAAGAAGAATTCCGATTTTATTCTTACGGAGATGCGATGCTGATTCTCCGGTAG
- a CDS encoding glycosyltransferase family 87 protein has translation MQLRDRKTWILAGTILFFSLLFINGISKSGNRSDFRDYYNASVRFTEGNNLYNLEQIDEILGKLQSGEIKVEEAFTPKVFMQLKEMMEGLGSYIYPPTFAFLLIPISVLPYPVASAVFLSLNFLALLGFLYILSIRLPIKGNLIFIVVLCLLNLRFLENHQNNNQVGFLLMFLILASVHTKKDWLSGLLLGLAIVIKLTPGAFVLFFLMQRRYWAVFYTFLFSVFWILLPCIYAPSFTIEMTLTWKQLILDNYLKSPLFRAWKNNQSLNATLAKYFLNYADVLNQSQLGYPLAELSEKAVKGIYYILSLGLVIPFFWKVFAKRREELTLGCLFVFSIIFSGISWVHAFVFLLYPSAILLFRLWSFVEASVWSVWKTVSDSFWKKCLVSIQVLFANDKVSFAFLTGSIGILLSNRSVIGGGTEERFMMASYLLYFAIFQYVLLLLIPEKETLREK, from the coding sequence ATGCAATTGAGAGACCGAAAAACCTGGATTCTTGCCGGAACGATTTTGTTTTTCTCCCTCCTCTTCATCAATGGGATTTCCAAATCGGGAAACCGTTCCGATTTCAGAGACTACTACAACGCGTCCGTTCGTTTTACCGAAGGAAATAATTTATACAATTTAGAACAGATCGACGAGATTCTTGGCAAACTTCAATCGGGAGAAATCAAAGTCGAAGAAGCGTTTACTCCGAAAGTTTTTATGCAACTCAAGGAAATGATGGAAGGGCTGGGTTCTTACATCTACCCTCCTACATTCGCCTTTTTGTTGATTCCGATTTCAGTTCTTCCTTACCCGGTTGCGTCCGCCGTTTTTTTGAGTCTGAACTTCTTGGCTCTTCTGGGTTTTTTATACATCCTTTCGATCCGTCTTCCTATCAAAGGCAATCTGATTTTTATCGTGGTTCTTTGTCTTCTCAATCTTCGGTTTTTAGAAAATCATCAGAACAACAATCAAGTCGGTTTTCTTTTGATGTTTTTGATTCTGGCTTCCGTACATACGAAGAAGGATTGGTTGTCCGGTTTGTTGCTTGGGCTTGCAATCGTGATCAAGTTGACTCCTGGCGCCTTTGTTCTTTTTTTCTTAATGCAACGACGTTACTGGGCCGTGTTTTATACGTTTCTATTTTCAGTTTTCTGGATTCTTCTTCCTTGTATTTATGCTCCGAGTTTTACGATCGAGATGACCTTGACTTGGAAACAGTTGATCTTAGACAATTATCTCAAGTCTCCTTTGTTTCGCGCTTGGAAGAATAATCAGAGTTTGAACGCGACTCTTGCAAAATACTTTCTCAACTACGCGGATGTTCTCAATCAATCCCAACTCGGTTATCCTCTTGCGGAACTTTCGGAAAAAGCAGTAAAAGGAATTTATTATATTCTTTCCTTGGGTCTTGTGATTCCCTTCTTTTGGAAAGTTTTTGCGAAACGAAGGGAAGAATTGACTCTCGGTTGTTTGTTCGTCTTTTCGATCATCTTTAGCGGCATTTCTTGGGTGCACGCGTTTGTTTTTCTTTTGTATCCTTCCGCGATTCTTCTCTTCCGCCTTTGGTCTTTTGTGGAAGCGAGCGTGTGGTCCGTCTGGAAGACTGTTTCCGATTCTTTCTGGAAAAAATGTCTGGTTTCGATTCAGGTATTGTTTGCAAATGATAAAGTGAGCTTTGCTTTTTTGACCGGATCGATCGGAATTCTTCTCTCCAATCGATCCGTGATCGGCGGCGGAACGGAAGAAAGGTTTATGATGGCTTCTTATCTTCTTTACTTTGCGATCTTTCAATACGTTCTTCTTCTATTGATTCCAGAGAAAGAAACTCTAAGGGAAAAATAA